One genomic segment of Oenanthe melanoleuca isolate GR-GAL-2019-014 chromosome 5, OMel1.0, whole genome shotgun sequence includes these proteins:
- the LOC130253607 gene encoding mas-related G-protein coupled receptor member H-like, with product MEVSTVSPPPTSSTEDNFCEVDVTNVALDGVLLLICLCGLAGNGAVLWLQHRNSITLYIFDLAFADFLFLLIMVPSTLLYLLENMSCSILMPLTYLRTIFLLSLLPYNLGLYLMTAVSIDRCMSILCPLWYNRHCPQQCLEVVNILLWALSVGFIVTVSSLCLCQEHMHCQVSLTSMYTLNLFLFTPAMLISSTILFIKVKCGPQQQQPKRLDIVILLTVLFVLLFALPLSLCNFLQQFGYIVLSSQMVLLLICIHSSTKPFIYIFVGSWRRNCSMGGCWRHCSMLSLRKALHRVFGELKQNPACSNDAAMDTGV from the coding sequence ATGGAGGTGAGCACTGTATCCCCACCACCCACATCATCCACTGAAGATAATTTTTGTGAGGTAGATGTCACCAATGTGGCCTTAGATGGTGTCTTGCTGCTCATCTGCCTCTGTGGGCTGGCTGGAAATGGGGCTGTcctctggctccagcacaggaacTCCATCACACTCTACATCTTCGACCTGGCCTTCGCCgacttcctcttcctcctcatcatGGTCCCCTCCACCCTGCTCTACCTGCTGGAGAACATGTCCTGTTCCATCCTCATGCCCCTGACTTACCTGAGGacaattttcttgctttctctgctCCCCTACAACCTGGGCTTGTATCTGATGACAGCAGTCAGCATCGACAGGTGCATGTCCATCCTCTGCCCACTCTGGTACAACAggcactgtccccagcagtgtctggAAGTGGTAAATATCCTCTTATGGGCCCTGTCCGTCGGTTTCATTGTCACAGTTTCTTCTCTTTGCCTCTGCCAGGAGCACATGCACTGCCAGGTGTCCCTCACCTCCATGTACACCCTCAACCTCTTCCTCTTTACCCCAGCCATGCTCATTTCCAGCACAATCCTCTTCATTAAAGTGAAGTGTggaccccagcagcagcaacccAAGAGACTCGACATTGTTATCCTCCTCACTGTGCTCTTTGTCCTCCTCTTTGCTCTCCCACTCAGCCTCTGCaatttcctgcagcagttcGGTTACATCGTTCTGTCCTCCCAGATGGTTTTGCTACTTAtctgcatccacagcagcacaaaacccTTCATCTACATCTTcgtggggagctggaggagaaacTGCTCCATGGGGGGTTGCTGGAGACACTGCTCCATGCTGTCCCTAAGGAAGGCTCTCCACAGGGTGTTTGGGGAGCTGAAACAAAACCCTGCCTGCAGCAATGATGCTGCTATGGACACAGGGGTCTGA